In a single window of the Arthrobacter sp. StoSoilA2 genome:
- the tuf gene encoding elongation factor Tu, producing MAKAKFERTKPHVNIGTIGHVDHGKTTLTAAISKVLYDQYPDINEQRDFASIDSAPEERQRGITINISHVEYQTEKRHYAHVDAPGHADYIKNMITGAAQMDGAILVVAATDGPMAQTREHVLLARQVGVPYLLVALNKSDMVDDEELLDLVEMEVRELLSSQGFDGDEAPVVRVSGLKALEGDPVWVKSVQDLMAAVDESVPDPVRDRDKPFLMPIEDVFTITGRGTVVTGRAERGTLAINSEVEIVGIRPVQKTTVTGIEMFHKQLDEAWAGENCGLLLRGLKRDDVERGQVVVKPGSITPHTDFEANVYILSKDEGGRHNPFYSNYRPQFYFRTTDVTGVITLPEGTEMVMPGDNTEMTVELIQPIAMEEGLGFAIREGGRTVGSGRVTKIIK from the coding sequence GTGGCAAAGGCAAAGTTCGAGCGGACTAAGCCGCACGTCAACATCGGCACCATTGGTCACGTTGACCACGGTAAGACGACGCTGACTGCCGCCATTTCCAAGGTGCTGTACGACCAGTACCCGGACATCAACGAGCAGCGCGACTTCGCGTCCATCGACTCTGCTCCGGAAGAGCGCCAGCGCGGTATTACCATCAACATCTCCCACGTGGAGTACCAGACCGAGAAGCGTCACTACGCACACGTTGACGCCCCCGGTCACGCTGACTACATCAAGAACATGATCACCGGTGCTGCCCAGATGGACGGCGCAATCCTCGTGGTTGCCGCAACCGATGGTCCGATGGCCCAGACCCGCGAGCACGTTCTGCTCGCCCGCCAGGTTGGTGTTCCCTACCTGCTGGTCGCACTGAACAAGTCGGACATGGTTGATGACGAAGAACTCCTCGACCTCGTCGAAATGGAAGTTCGTGAGCTCCTGAGCTCGCAGGGCTTCGATGGCGATGAAGCTCCGGTTGTTCGCGTTTCCGGTCTGAAGGCTCTGGAAGGCGACCCGGTTTGGGTCAAGTCCGTCCAGGACCTGATGGCAGCTGTCGACGAGTCCGTTCCGGACCCCGTACGTGACCGCGACAAGCCGTTCCTGATGCCGATCGAAGACGTCTTCACCATCACCGGTCGTGGCACCGTTGTTACGGGCCGCGCCGAGCGTGGAACCCTCGCCATCAACTCCGAGGTCGAGATCGTCGGTATCCGCCCGGTCCAGAAGACCACGGTTACCGGTATCGAGATGTTCCACAAGCAGCTCGACGAAGCATGGGCCGGCGAGAACTGTGGCCTCCTGCTCCGCGGTCTCAAGCGCGACGACGTCGAGCGTGGCCAGGTTGTCGTCAAGCCGGGTTCCATCACCCCGCACACCGACTTCGAGGCCAACGTCTACATCCTTTCCAAGGACGAAGGCGGACGTCACAACCCGTTCTACTCGAACTACCGCCCGCAGTTCTACTTCCGTACCACGGACGTAACCGGCGTTATCACCCTGCCGGAAGGCACGGAAATGGTTATGCCTGGCGACAACACTGAGATGACCGTTGAGCTCATCCAGCCGATCGCTATGGAAGAGGGCCTCGGCTTCGCTATCCGCGAAGGCGGCCGCACCGTTGGTTCGGGACGTGTTACCAAGATCATCAAGTAG
- the fusA gene encoding elongation factor G — MAQDVLTDLNKVRNIGIMAHIDAGKTTTTERILFYTGVNHKIGETHDGASTTDWMEQEKERGITITSAAVTCFWNQNQINIIDTPGHVDFTVEVERSLRVLDGAVAVFDGKEGVEPQSETVWRQADKYNVPRICFVNKMDKLGADFYFTVDTIISRLGAKPLVMQLPIGAENDFIGVVDLLEMRALVWPGDAKGDVTMGASYEVQEIPADLQAKAEEYRAQLVETVAEASEELMEKYLEGEELTLEELKAGIRKMTINSELYPVFCGSAFKNRGVQPMLDAVVDFLPNPLDVPAMIGHDPRDEEKELTRKPSADEPFSALAFKIAAHPFFGQLTFIRVYSGHVEAGAQVVNSTKGKKERIGKLFQMHANKEMPVEGATAGHIYAAIGLKDTTTGDTLCDANQQIVLESMSFPEPVISVAIEPNTKGDQEKLSTAIQKLSAEDPTFQVSLNEDTGQTIIAGMGELHLDILVDRMRREFKVEANVGKPQVAYRETIKRAVERHDYTHKKQTGGSGQFAKIQIAIEPMDTSSGELYEFENKVTGGRVPREYIPSVDAGIQDALNDGVLAGYPVVGIKATLIDGASHDVDSSEMAFKIAGRMAFKEAARKANPVLLEPLMDVEVRTPEEYMGDVIGDLNARRGQMQSMEDAAGVKVIRAHVPLSGMFGYIGDLRSKTQGRAVYSMTFNSYAEVPKAVADEIIQKTRGE; from the coding sequence GTGGCACAGGACGTGCTTACCGACCTTAACAAGGTCCGCAATATCGGCATCATGGCCCACATCGATGCCGGCAAGACCACCACTACCGAGCGCATCCTGTTCTACACGGGTGTGAACCACAAGATCGGCGAGACGCACGACGGCGCCTCGACGACCGACTGGATGGAACAGGAAAAGGAACGCGGCATCACCATCACGTCTGCCGCCGTGACTTGCTTCTGGAACCAGAACCAGATCAACATCATCGACACCCCGGGCCACGTGGACTTCACGGTTGAGGTTGAGCGCTCCCTGCGCGTCCTCGACGGTGCTGTCGCTGTGTTCGACGGCAAGGAAGGCGTGGAGCCGCAGTCCGAGACTGTTTGGCGCCAGGCTGACAAGTACAACGTTCCGCGTATCTGCTTCGTCAACAAGATGGACAAGCTGGGTGCGGACTTCTACTTCACCGTTGACACCATCATTTCCCGCCTTGGTGCCAAGCCGCTGGTCATGCAGCTCCCGATCGGCGCTGAGAACGACTTCATCGGCGTGGTTGACCTCCTCGAAATGCGTGCCCTGGTTTGGCCTGGCGACGCAAAGGGTGACGTCACCATGGGCGCTTCCTACGAAGTGCAGGAAATTCCGGCGGACCTCCAGGCCAAGGCTGAAGAGTACCGTGCACAGCTCGTAGAGACCGTTGCGGAAGCATCCGAAGAGCTCATGGAGAAGTACCTCGAAGGTGAAGAACTCACCCTTGAGGAACTGAAGGCCGGCATCCGCAAGATGACCATCAACTCCGAGCTCTACCCCGTGTTCTGTGGCTCTGCCTTCAAGAACCGCGGCGTACAGCCGATGCTTGACGCTGTTGTCGACTTCCTGCCGAACCCGCTCGACGTCCCCGCGATGATCGGTCACGATCCCCGCGACGAAGAGAAGGAACTCACCCGCAAGCCCTCTGCAGACGAGCCGTTCTCGGCCCTCGCCTTCAAGATTGCGGCGCACCCGTTCTTCGGTCAGCTGACCTTCATCCGCGTGTACTCCGGTCACGTCGAGGCCGGCGCCCAGGTGGTCAACTCCACCAAGGGCAAGAAGGAACGCATCGGCAAGCTGTTCCAGATGCACGCCAACAAGGAAATGCCCGTTGAGGGCGCTACCGCCGGCCACATCTACGCAGCCATCGGTCTGAAGGACACCACAACGGGCGATACCCTGTGTGATGCCAACCAGCAGATCGTCCTCGAGTCCATGAGCTTCCCGGAGCCCGTGATCTCGGTTGCCATCGAGCCCAACACCAAGGGTGACCAGGAGAAGCTCTCCACGGCCATCCAGAAGCTCTCCGCTGAGGACCCGACCTTCCAGGTCTCCCTCAACGAAGACACGGGCCAGACCATCATCGCCGGCATGGGCGAGCTCCACCTGGACATCCTGGTGGACCGCATGCGCCGCGAATTCAAGGTTGAGGCAAACGTTGGCAAGCCGCAGGTTGCTTACCGCGAAACCATCAAGCGCGCCGTAGAGCGTCACGACTACACGCACAAGAAGCAGACCGGTGGTTCGGGTCAGTTCGCAAAGATCCAGATCGCGATCGAGCCGATGGACACCTCTTCCGGCGAGCTGTACGAGTTCGAGAACAAGGTCACCGGTGGCCGCGTTCCGCGCGAATACATCCCGTCCGTTGACGCTGGTATCCAGGATGCACTGAACGACGGCGTCCTGGCCGGCTACCCGGTTGTCGGCATCAAGGCCACGCTGATTGATGGCGCGTCCCACGATGTTGACTCTTCGGAAATGGCGTTCAAGATCGCCGGCCGTATGGCTTTCAAGGAAGCTGCACGCAAGGCGAACCCTGTTCTGCTCGAACCGCTGATGGATGTTGAGGTCCGCACACCTGAGGAATACATGGGTGATGTTATTGGTGACCTGAACGCCCGCCGTGGCCAGATGCAGTCCATGGAGGACGCAGCAGGTGTGAAGGTTATCCGTGCACACGTTCCGCTGTCCGGCATGTTCGGTTACATTGGCGACCTCCGTTCCAAGACGCAGGGTCGTGCCGTGTACTCCATGACGTTCAACAGCTACGCGGAGGTCCCGAAGGCTGTAGCCGACGAGATCATCCAGAAAACCCGCGGAGAGTAA
- a CDS encoding DNA-directed RNA polymerase subunit beta', translating to MSSESSFGLMQIGLATAEDIRGWSYGEVKKPETINYRTLKPEKDGLFCEKIFGPSRDWECYCGKYKRVRFKGIICERCGVEVTRAKVRRERMGHIELAAPVTHIWYFKGVPSRLGYLLDLAPKDLEKVIYFAAYMITSVDTENRHAELPNLQVEHDLEKKQLVDNRDSDIATIARDLEDELARLEGEGAKAADKKKARDSADRQMANVRKRADADIERLEQVWDRFKNLKVADLEGDEGLYRELRDRYGMYFEGSMGAEAIKKRLETFDMQAEAESLRDTIQNGKGQRKTRALKRLKVVNAFLTTNNSPLGMVLDAVPVIPPELRPMVQLDGGRFATSDLNDLYRRVINRNNRLKRLLDLGAPEIIVNNEKRMLQEAVDSLFDNGRRGRPVTGPGNRPLKSLSDMLKGKQGRFRQNLLGKRVDYSGRSVIVVGPQLKLHQCGLPKQMALELFKPFVMKRLVDLNHAQNIKSAKRMVERYRPQVWDVLEEIITEHPVLLNRAPTLHRLGIQAFEPQLVEGKAIQLHPLVCGAFNADFDGDQMAVHLPLSPEAQAEARILMLSSNNILKPSDGRPVTLPSQDMIIGLYHLTTKRVGSAGEGRIFSSVSEAIMAYDARDLHLNSQVKIRLDNFVPYAGWEAPEGWEPGQPALVQTSLGQVIFNQTLPEDYPWVEAVADKGELSRIVNDLAERYPKVVTAATLDNLKDAGFYWATRSGVTVAISDIEVPTSKPAILAGYENMAAKIQGQYDKGLIDDDERRQELIEIWNKATNEIAQAMRDSLSPMNTINRMVSSGARGNWMQVRQIAGIRGLVANPKGEIIPRPIKSSYREGLSVLEYFIATHGARKGLADTALRTANSGYLTRRLVDVSQDVIVREEDCGTERGLLTPIAVPDSNGELVLDENVENSAYARTLAVDVVDAQGNVLAAGGTDCGDVVIDQLLAAGITEVKVRSVLTCESKVGTCALCYGRSLATGKTVDIGEAVGIIAAQSIGEPGTQLTMRTFHTGGAVSAGGGDDITQGLPRIQELFEARTPKGVAPIAEAAGRITIEESERQMRLVITPDDGSEEIAYPVLRRSRLLIEDGEHVSVGQKLINGPVDPKQVLRIMGPRAAQKFLVDEVQGVYRSQGIGIHDKHVEVIVRQMLRRVTVIESGDSDLLPGELAERSRFEDENRRVVSEGKSPASGRPELMGITKASLATESWLSAASFQETTRVLTQAAMEGKSDPLLGLKENVIIGKLIPAGTGLPRYTEVTVEPTEEAKASLFTGPSAFTDFSYDALGGDGAPEFHAIPLDDYDLGNDFR from the coding sequence ATGTCCAGCGAATCCTCCTTCGGCCTCATGCAGATCGGCCTCGCCACCGCGGAAGACATCCGTGGCTGGTCTTACGGTGAGGTCAAGAAGCCGGAAACCATCAACTACCGCACCCTCAAGCCTGAGAAGGACGGTCTTTTCTGCGAGAAGATCTTCGGTCCTTCCCGCGACTGGGAATGCTACTGCGGCAAGTACAAGCGCGTCCGCTTCAAGGGCATCATCTGTGAGCGTTGTGGCGTTGAAGTCACCCGCGCCAAGGTGCGCCGTGAGCGCATGGGCCACATCGAACTGGCTGCGCCTGTAACCCACATCTGGTACTTCAAGGGCGTTCCCTCGCGCTTGGGCTACCTGTTGGACCTGGCTCCGAAGGACCTTGAGAAGGTCATCTACTTCGCTGCCTACATGATCACCAGCGTTGACACGGAAAACCGCCACGCTGAACTGCCGAACCTCCAGGTCGAGCACGACCTCGAGAAGAAGCAGCTCGTGGACAACCGCGACAGCGACATCGCCACGATCGCCCGCGACCTTGAAGACGAGCTTGCCCGTCTTGAAGGTGAAGGTGCCAAGGCTGCCGACAAGAAGAAGGCCCGCGACTCCGCAGACCGCCAGATGGCGAACGTCCGCAAGCGTGCCGACGCCGATATCGAGCGCCTTGAGCAGGTCTGGGACCGCTTCAAGAACCTCAAGGTCGCTGACCTTGAGGGTGACGAGGGCCTGTACCGCGAACTGCGTGACCGCTACGGCATGTACTTCGAAGGCTCCATGGGTGCCGAGGCCATCAAGAAGCGTCTTGAGACCTTTGACATGCAGGCTGAAGCCGAGTCGCTGCGCGACACCATCCAGAACGGCAAGGGCCAGCGCAAGACGCGTGCCCTGAAGCGCCTGAAGGTTGTCAACGCATTCCTGACCACCAACAACAGCCCCCTCGGCATGGTTCTGGACGCCGTCCCGGTGATCCCGCCGGAACTGCGCCCGATGGTCCAGCTGGATGGTGGCCGCTTCGCGACCTCCGACCTCAACGACCTCTACCGCCGTGTGATCAACCGCAACAACCGACTCAAGCGACTGCTTGACCTCGGCGCTCCGGAGATCATCGTCAACAACGAGAAGCGCATGCTTCAGGAAGCTGTTGACAGCCTCTTCGACAACGGTCGTCGTGGCCGCCCCGTTACGGGTCCGGGCAACCGTCCGCTGAAGTCCCTGAGCGACATGCTCAAGGGCAAGCAGGGTCGTTTCCGCCAGAACCTGCTCGGCAAGCGCGTCGACTACTCCGGCCGTTCGGTCATCGTCGTTGGCCCGCAGCTGAAGCTGCACCAGTGTGGTCTGCCCAAGCAGATGGCGCTGGAGCTCTTCAAGCCGTTCGTGATGAAGCGCCTGGTTGACCTCAACCACGCACAGAACATCAAGTCGGCAAAGCGCATGGTCGAGCGTTACCGTCCGCAGGTTTGGGACGTGCTGGAAGAGATCATCACCGAACACCCGGTGCTGCTCAACCGTGCACCTACCCTTCACCGCCTCGGCATCCAGGCCTTCGAACCGCAGCTTGTGGAAGGCAAGGCAATCCAGCTTCACCCGCTGGTTTGTGGCGCCTTCAACGCTGACTTCGACGGCGACCAGATGGCAGTGCACCTGCCGCTGAGCCCGGAAGCCCAGGCCGAAGCCCGCATCCTGATGCTGTCCTCGAACAACATCCTGAAGCCGTCCGATGGCCGCCCGGTTACCCTGCCTTCGCAGGATATGATCATCGGCCTGTACCACCTGACCACCAAGCGCGTCGGCTCTGCCGGCGAAGGCCGCATCTTCTCCTCGGTTTCGGAAGCCATCATGGCGTACGACGCCCGTGATCTGCACCTGAACTCCCAGGTCAAGATCCGTCTGGACAACTTCGTGCCTTACGCCGGTTGGGAAGCTCCGGAAGGTTGGGAGCCGGGTCAGCCTGCTCTCGTCCAGACCTCCCTGGGCCAGGTCATCTTCAACCAGACGCTGCCTGAGGATTACCCGTGGGTTGAGGCTGTTGCCGACAAGGGCGAACTGTCCCGGATCGTCAACGACCTCGCTGAGCGCTACCCGAAGGTTGTCACGGCTGCCACGCTGGACAACCTGAAGGATGCCGGTTTCTACTGGGCAACCCGCTCGGGCGTTACTGTGGCTATCTCCGACATCGAGGTGCCGACCTCCAAGCCCGCCATCCTGGCTGGTTACGAGAACATGGCTGCCAAGATCCAGGGCCAGTACGACAAGGGCCTGATCGACGACGACGAGCGTCGCCAGGAACTGATCGAGATCTGGAACAAGGCCACCAACGAGATCGCCCAGGCGATGCGTGACAGTCTGTCCCCGATGAACACCATCAACCGCATGGTGTCCTCCGGTGCACGTGGTAACTGGATGCAGGTTCGCCAGATCGCGGGTATCCGTGGTCTTGTGGCCAACCCGAAGGGTGAGATCATCCCTCGCCCGATCAAGTCCTCCTACCGCGAGGGCCTGTCGGTGTTGGAATACTTCATCGCCACGCACGGTGCACGTAAGGGTCTGGCCGATACCGCTCTCCGTACCGCCAACTCGGGTTACCTGACCCGTCGTCTGGTGGACGTTTCGCAGGACGTCATCGTCCGTGAAGAGGACTGCGGTACCGAACGCGGTCTGCTCACGCCGATCGCCGTGCCGGATTCCAACGGTGAGCTCGTCCTGGACGAGAACGTCGAGAACAGCGCCTACGCACGTACGCTGGCCGTCGACGTCGTCGATGCCCAGGGCAACGTCCTGGCTGCCGGTGGAACCGACTGCGGCGACGTCGTTATCGACCAGCTGCTGGCTGCAGGCATCACTGAAGTCAAGGTCCGTTCCGTACTCACCTGTGAGTCCAAGGTCGGCACCTGTGCACTCTGCTACGGCCGTTCGCTGGCAACTGGCAAGACCGTGGACATCGGTGAGGCCGTGGGCATCATTGCCGCACAGTCCATCGGTGAGCCCGGTACCCAGCTGACCATGCGTACGTTCCACACCGGTGGTGCCGTTTCTGCCGGTGGTGGCGACGACATCACCCAGGGTCTGCCCCGTATCCAGGAGCTCTTCGAAGCCCGTACTCCGAAGGGTGTCGCACCGATTGCTGAAGCAGCCGGCCGCATCACCATCGAAGAGTCCGAGCGCCAGATGCGCCTGGTCATCACTCCGGACGATGGTTCCGAAGAGATTGCCTACCCGGTGCTGCGCCGTTCCCGTCTCCTCATCGAGGATGGCGAGCACGTCAGCGTCGGCCAGAAGCTGATCAACGGTCCTGTGGACCCGAAGCAGGTTCTGCGCATCATGGGTCCCCGTGCCGCACAGAAGTTCCTTGTGGACGAGGTTCAGGGCGTTTACCGCAGCCAGGGTATTGGTATCCACGACAAGCACGTCGAGGTTATCGTCCGCCAGATGCTGCGCCGCGTGACCGTCATCGAATCCGGCGACTCCGACCTGCTCCCTGGTGAGCTTGCAGAGCGCTCCCGCTTCGAAGACGAGAACCGCCGCGTCGTGTCCGAGGGCAAGTCCCCGGCTTCGGGTCGTCCGGAACTCATGGGTATCACCAAGGCGTCCCTGGCAACCGAGTCCTGGCTGTCGGCCGCTTCCTTCCAGGAAACCACCCGCGTCCTGACGCAGGCGGCCATGGAAGGCAAGAGCGATCCTCTGCTCGGCCTCAAGGAGAACGTCATCATCGGTAAGCTCATCCCGGCCGGTACGGGCCTGCCCCGTTACACGGAGGTCACGGTTGAGCCGACCGAGGAAGCCAAGGCAAGCCTGTTCACGGGCCCCAGCGCTTTCACGGACTTCTCCTATGACGCCCTGGGCGGCGACGGTGCTCCCGAGTTCCACGCCATCCCGCTGGATGACTACGATCTCGGCAACGACTTCCGCTGA
- the rpsG gene encoding 30S ribosomal protein S7, translating into MPRKGPAPKRPLVSDPVYGSPLVTQLINKVLVDGKKSTAERIVYGALEGARAKSGGDPVAALKKAMDNVKPSLEVRSRRVGGATYQVPVEVKPGRSTALALRWLVGYSKARREKTMTERLQNEILDASNGLGAAVKRREDTHKMAESNKAFAHYRW; encoded by the coding sequence ATGCCTCGCAAGGGTCCGGCCCCGAAGCGGCCGCTAGTTTCCGATCCCGTTTACGGCTCCCCGTTGGTCACTCAGCTGATCAACAAGGTTCTGGTTGACGGCAAGAAGTCCACCGCAGAGCGCATCGTTTACGGCGCCCTCGAAGGTGCACGTGCCAAGTCCGGCGGCGACCCCGTTGCTGCCCTCAAGAAGGCCATGGACAACGTCAAGCCTTCCCTCGAGGTGCGTTCACGCCGTGTTGGTGGCGCCACCTACCAGGTTCCGGTTGAGGTCAAGCCGGGTCGCTCCACCGCCCTCGCCCTGCGTTGGCTCGTGGGCTACTCCAAGGCCCGCCGCGAGAAGACCATGACCGAGCGTCTCCAGAACGAAATCCTGGATGCCTCGAACGGTCTCGGTGCCGCTGTCAAGCGTCGCGAAGACACCCACAAGATGGCCGAGTCCAACAAGGCCTTCGCACACTACCGCTGGTAA
- the rpsL gene encoding 30S ribosomal protein S12 → MPTINQLVRKGRTPKVSKTKAPALKGSPMRRGVCTRVYTTTPKKPNSALRKVARVRLNGGVEVTAYIPGVGHNLQEHSIVLVRGGRVKDLPGVRYKIVRGALDTQGVKNRKQARSRYGAKMEKK, encoded by the coding sequence GTGCCTACGATTAACCAGCTGGTCCGCAAGGGCCGCACGCCTAAGGTCTCCAAGACCAAGGCTCCCGCGCTGAAGGGCAGCCCGATGCGCCGCGGTGTTTGCACCCGCGTCTACACCACCACCCCCAAGAAGCCGAACTCGGCTCTTCGTAAGGTGGCACGTGTGCGCCTCAACGGTGGCGTTGAAGTTACCGCTTACATCCCCGGCGTTGGCCACAACCTCCAGGAGCACTCCATCGTGCTCGTCCGTGGTGGTCGTGTGAAGGACCTTCCGGGTGTCCGCTACAAGATCGTCCGCGGCGCACTCGACACCCAGGGTGTCAAGAACCGCAAGCAGGCCCGCAGCCGTTACGGCGCAAAGATGGAGAAGAAGTAA